One window from the genome of Aeromonas sp. FDAARGOS 1405 encodes:
- the htpG gene encoding molecular chaperone HtpG — protein sequence MTQSVHAETHGFQTEVKQLLSLMAHSLYSNKEVFLRELISNASDAADKLRFKALSDASLFENDGQLRVRLVVDKEKRTLTISDNGIGMTRDQVIEHLGTIAKSGTAEFFKNLSGDQGKDSQLIGQFGVGFYSAFIVADKVTVVSRAAGTAPEQGVQWESEGEGSFTVADVTKEGRGTDVILHLRAEEDEFLDDWRLRSVVGKYSDHISVPVEMFKEGTPDREEDGETIVGTPGEWEQVNRATALWTRNPKDIKDEEYQEFYKHVAHDFEDPLLWGHNRVEGAQEYTSLLYVPARAPFDLYNRDQKHGLKLYVQRVFIMDDAEQFMPTYLRFVKGVLDSNDLPLNVSREILQDNKVTASLRKACSKRVLTMLSKLAKDDAEKYAKFWKEFGNVLKEGPAEDYANREEIAKLLRFASTAGEGEAQTVSLEDYVGRMKEGQQKIYYITADSYAAAKNSPHLEIFRKKGVEVLLMWERVDEWLMSHLTEFDGKQLISVTRGELDLGDLEDEASKQAQEEAEKANAGLVERVKKSLGDAVKEVRVTHRLTDSPSCIVTDAYGMSTQMIKLMRAAGQPVPEQKYILELNPDHALVKKLDTIEDEALFGEWVTLLHEQAQLAEQGGLNDPASFVSRINRLLLQA from the coding sequence ATGACCCAAAGTGTTCATGCCGAAACCCACGGCTTTCAAACTGAAGTCAAACAACTGCTGAGCCTGATGGCTCACAGCCTCTACTCCAACAAAGAAGTATTCCTGCGCGAGCTGATCTCCAACGCATCCGATGCGGCGGACAAGCTGCGCTTCAAGGCGCTTTCCGATGCCTCTTTGTTCGAAAACGACGGCCAGTTGCGTGTGCGCCTGGTGGTGGACAAAGAGAAGCGTACCCTGACCATCTCCGATAACGGGATCGGTATGACCCGTGATCAGGTGATTGAGCATCTGGGTACCATCGCCAAGTCCGGCACCGCCGAATTCTTCAAGAACCTCTCCGGCGATCAGGGCAAGGATTCCCAGCTGATCGGTCAGTTCGGGGTCGGTTTCTACTCTGCCTTTATCGTGGCCGACAAGGTGACCGTGGTGTCCCGCGCCGCCGGTACTGCTCCGGAGCAGGGTGTGCAGTGGGAGTCGGAAGGGGAAGGCTCCTTCACCGTCGCTGATGTGACCAAAGAGGGTCGCGGTACCGACGTCATCCTGCACCTGCGCGCCGAAGAGGACGAGTTCCTCGATGACTGGCGTCTGCGCTCCGTGGTGGGCAAATATTCCGATCACATCAGTGTACCGGTCGAGATGTTCAAAGAGGGTACCCCGGATCGCGAAGAGGATGGTGAGACCATCGTCGGCACCCCGGGCGAGTGGGAGCAGGTCAACCGCGCGACTGCACTGTGGACTCGTAACCCGAAAGATATCAAGGACGAGGAGTATCAGGAGTTCTACAAGCACGTCGCCCACGACTTTGAAGATCCGCTGCTCTGGGGTCACAACCGGGTGGAAGGGGCGCAAGAGTACACCAGCCTGCTCTACGTACCGGCCCGCGCACCGTTCGACCTCTACAACCGCGATCAGAAGCACGGTCTGAAGCTCTATGTGCAGCGCGTCTTCATCATGGATGACGCCGAGCAGTTTATGCCGACCTACCTGCGCTTCGTCAAAGGGGTGCTGGACTCCAACGATCTGCCGCTCAACGTCAGCCGCGAGATCCTGCAGGATAACAAGGTGACTGCCTCCCTGCGCAAGGCTTGCTCCAAGCGCGTGCTGACCATGCTCTCCAAGCTGGCGAAAGACGATGCCGAGAAGTACGCCAAGTTCTGGAAAGAGTTCGGTAACGTGCTCAAAGAGGGCCCGGCCGAGGATTACGCCAACCGCGAAGAGATCGCCAAGCTCCTGCGCTTTGCCAGTACCGCTGGCGAGGGTGAAGCCCAGACCGTGTCGCTGGAAGATTACGTTGGCCGCATGAAGGAAGGCCAGCAGAAGATCTACTACATCACTGCTGACTCCTATGCCGCCGCCAAGAACAGCCCGCACCTCGAGATCTTCCGCAAGAAGGGTGTCGAAGTGCTGCTGATGTGGGAGCGCGTGGACGAGTGGCTGATGAGCCACCTGACCGAGTTCGATGGCAAGCAACTTATCTCCGTCACCCGTGGCGAGCTGGATCTCGGCGATCTGGAAGACGAAGCCTCCAAGCAGGCACAGGAAGAGGCCGAGAAGGCCAACGCCGGTCTGGTTGAGCGGGTCAAGAAGAGCCTGGGCGATGCAGTGAAAGAGGTGCGTGTCACCCACCGTCTGACCGACTCCCCCTCTTGCATCGTCACCGACGCCTACGGTATGAGCACCCAGATGATCAAGCTGATGCGCGCGGCTGGCCAGCCGGTACCGGAGCAGAAGTACATTCTGGAGCTCAACCCTGATCACGCGCTGGTGAAGAAACTCGACACCATTGAAGACGAGGCACTGTTCGGTGAGTGGGTCACCCTGCTGCACGAACAGGCCCAGCTGGCCGAGCAGGGCGGGCTGAATGATCCGGCGAGCTTCGTTTCCCGCATCAACCGTCTGCTGCTGCAAGCCTAA
- the recR gene encoding recombination mediator RecR — MKFSPLLDEMMKALQVLPGVGPKSAQRMAFTLLERERSGGLRLAQLLSRALTEIGHCSHCRTFTENDRCDICANPKREENGLLCVVESPADVAAIEQTGQFSGRYFVLMGHLSPLDGIGPEELGLDILERRLKDEAISELILATNPTIEGDATAWYIADMARAAGVEVSRIAHGVPVGGELELVDGTTLSHSLMGRQRLK, encoded by the coding sequence ATGAAGTTCAGTCCCCTGCTCGATGAGATGATGAAAGCCCTGCAGGTATTGCCGGGGGTGGGGCCCAAGTCTGCCCAGCGGATGGCCTTTACCCTGCTCGAGCGTGAGCGCAGCGGCGGCTTGCGGTTGGCCCAGCTGCTCTCTCGCGCCCTGACCGAGATTGGCCACTGCAGCCACTGCCGCACCTTTACCGAGAACGATCGCTGCGATATTTGCGCCAATCCCAAGCGGGAAGAGAACGGTCTGCTCTGCGTGGTGGAGAGTCCGGCGGACGTGGCCGCCATCGAGCAGACCGGCCAGTTTTCCGGTCGCTACTTCGTGCTGATGGGCCATCTGTCGCCGCTGGACGGCATAGGCCCGGAGGAGCTGGGGCTCGATATTCTGGAGCGCCGCCTGAAGGATGAGGCGATCAGCGAACTGATCCTCGCCACCAATCCCACCATCGAGGGGGATGCCACCGCCTGGTATATCGCCGATATGGCCCGTGCGGCCGGGGTGGAGGTGAGTCGCATCGCCCATGGCGTGCCGGTAGGGGGTGAGCTGGAGCTGGTGGATGGTACCACGCTCTCCCACTCCCTGATGGGACGCCAGCGCCTCAAGTAA
- a CDS encoding ATP-binding cassette domain-containing protein has product MIEPSLLQVRGLSKTYQNRTGLFRRQAVEAIKPLSFDLEVGQTLAIVGEAGSGKSTLARILAGMIEPTSGDIAIDGQLMVHGDYQTRCKLLRMIFQDPNTSLNRKIRVGQILETPLRLNTEMTEEERREKVVQTLRMVGMLPDHALFYPQMLSAGQQQRVALARALILNPKIVVADEALSTLDISVRSQIINLLLEMQETMGLSYVLVANDLGIVSHISDEVLVMHEGRVVERGKTLKVFADPQHEVTRRLIQNYNNEYRK; this is encoded by the coding sequence GTGATCGAGCCATCCCTGTTGCAGGTCAGAGGCCTTAGCAAAACCTACCAGAACCGCACCGGTCTGTTCCGTCGTCAGGCGGTGGAGGCGATCAAGCCCCTCTCGTTCGATCTCGAAGTGGGTCAGACCCTCGCCATCGTCGGCGAAGCTGGCTCCGGCAAGAGTACCCTCGCCCGCATTCTGGCTGGCATGATCGAACCCACCAGCGGCGACATCGCCATCGACGGCCAGCTGATGGTGCATGGCGATTACCAGACGCGCTGCAAACTGCTGCGGATGATTTTTCAGGATCCCAACACCTCGCTGAACCGCAAGATCCGGGTCGGCCAGATCCTGGAGACACCGCTGCGCCTCAACACCGAGATGACTGAAGAGGAGCGCCGCGAGAAGGTGGTGCAGACCCTGCGTATGGTGGGGATGCTGCCGGATCACGCCCTCTTCTACCCGCAGATGCTCTCTGCCGGTCAGCAGCAGCGTGTGGCGCTGGCGCGGGCATTGATCCTCAACCCCAAAATCGTGGTGGCCGATGAAGCGCTCTCCACCCTGGATATCTCGGTACGCTCCCAGATCATCAACCTGCTGCTGGAGATGCAGGAGACCATGGGGCTGAGCTATGTGCTGGTAGCCAACGATCTGGGCATCGTCAGCCATATCAGCGACGAGGTGCTGGTGATGCACGAAGGTCGGGTGGTGGAGCGCGGCAAGACCCTCAAGGTGTTTGCCGATCCCCAGCACGAGGTGACCCGCCGTCTCATCCAGAACTACAACAACGAATACCGCAAGTAG
- a CDS encoding oligopeptide/dipeptide ABC transporter ATP-binding protein — MPLLDIRNLTIEIDTPQGKVKAVDKVSLTLTEGEIRGLVGESGSGKSLIAKVIVGIEKDNWTVRADRMRFNDMDLLTMAPKERRRIMGREIAMIFQDPISCLDPSEEIGTQLEEAIPTDSFEGQFWQRFQWRKKKAIALLHRVGVKDHRKVMRAYPHELSDGMCQKVMIAMAIANQPRLLVADEPTSAMESTTHSQILRLLDKMNKLGNTTILIISNDIAAIANLTDTINVMYCGQMVEVGTREQILETPHHPYTDALLKSIPDFDKLVRHKSRLETLPGVIPPLQHLPIGCRLGPRCPYAQKQCVQTPLMNRIKGHQFSCHFPLNMEEPKK, encoded by the coding sequence ATGCCTCTGCTCGACATACGCAACCTCACCATCGAGATCGACACCCCGCAGGGCAAGGTCAAGGCGGTGGACAAGGTGAGCCTGACCCTGACCGAGGGGGAGATCCGCGGTCTGGTGGGTGAATCCGGCTCCGGCAAGAGTCTGATCGCCAAGGTGATCGTCGGCATCGAGAAGGACAACTGGACGGTACGTGCCGACCGGATGCGCTTCAACGACATGGATCTGCTGACCATGGCCCCCAAGGAGCGCCGTCGCATCATGGGTCGCGAGATCGCCATGATCTTCCAGGACCCCATCAGCTGTCTCGACCCCTCCGAGGAGATCGGCACCCAGCTGGAAGAGGCGATCCCGACCGATTCGTTCGAGGGACAATTCTGGCAGCGCTTCCAGTGGCGCAAGAAGAAGGCCATCGCCCTGCTGCACCGGGTAGGCGTCAAGGATCACCGCAAGGTGATGCGCGCCTATCCCCATGAGCTGTCGGATGGCATGTGCCAGAAAGTGATGATCGCCATGGCCATTGCCAACCAGCCGCGTCTGCTGGTAGCCGACGAGCCCACCAGCGCCATGGAGTCCACCACCCACTCCCAGATCCTGCGACTGCTGGACAAGATGAACAAGCTGGGCAATACCACCATCCTGATCATCAGTAACGATATCGCCGCCATCGCCAACCTGACCGATACCATCAACGTGATGTATTGCGGCCAGATGGTGGAGGTGGGCACCCGGGAGCAGATCCTCGAAACCCCGCATCACCCCTATACCGATGCCCTGCTCAAATCGATCCCCGACTTTGACAAGCTGGTGCGCCACAAGTCGCGCCTCGAGACCCTGCCCGGCGTCATACCGCCGCTGCAACACCTGCCCATCGGTTGCCGTCTGGGGCCGCGCTGCCCCTACGCCCAGAAGCAGTGTGTGCAGACTCCGTTGATGAACAGGATCAAGGGCCATCAGTTCAGCTGTCACTTCCCGCTGAACATGGAGGAGCCGAAAAAATGA
- the pspA gene encoding phage shock protein PspA, with the protein MSIFSRLADIINSNLTALLDKAEDPQKMVRLIIQEMEDELVKERSNLARFLASQKEIGRQVARHQERVDEWQAKAELALTKGREDLARAALIEKKKQTELSETLYREQQAVDSGIEKLGEEIRQLEAKLEDARARQKAMAIRTEAASSRLNVQSQVARGESQAVVSKFERMERRIDEMEARADLGQSDKALAQQFAELEVDDQISRELEAMRQKLGQGDSKSEGKQGE; encoded by the coding sequence ATGAGTATTTTTTCCCGTCTGGCCGACATCATCAATTCCAACCTGACGGCCCTGCTCGACAAGGCAGAAGATCCCCAGAAGATGGTGCGCCTGATCATCCAGGAGATGGAGGACGAGCTGGTCAAGGAGCGTTCCAATCTGGCCCGCTTCCTCGCCAGCCAGAAAGAGATTGGTCGTCAGGTCGCCCGTCATCAGGAGCGGGTCGACGAGTGGCAAGCCAAGGCCGAGCTGGCCCTGACCAAGGGACGTGAAGATCTGGCCCGCGCCGCCCTTATCGAGAAGAAGAAACAGACCGAGTTGTCAGAGACCCTCTACCGCGAGCAGCAAGCGGTCGACAGCGGTATCGAGAAGCTGGGTGAAGAGATCCGTCAGCTCGAAGCCAAGCTGGAAGATGCCCGCGCCCGTCAAAAGGCGATGGCCATTCGCACCGAAGCGGCCAGCAGCCGTCTCAACGTGCAGAGCCAGGTAGCTCGTGGCGAGAGCCAGGCGGTGGTGAGCAAGTTTGAGCGGATGGAGCGTCGCATCGACGAAATGGAAGCGCGCGCCGATCTGGGACAGTCCGACAAGGCGCTGGCGCAGCAGTTTGCCGAGCTGGAAGTGGACGATCAGATAAGCCGCGAGTTGGAAGCCATGCGCCAGAAGCTGGGTCAGGGCGACAGCAAAAGCGAAGGCAAACAGGGGGAGTAA
- the pspF gene encoding phage shock protein operon transcriptional activator — translation MTTATESLLGESNAFLEIIEQASRLAPLRKPVLIIGERGTGKELIAHRLHYLSARWDQSFVTINCATLSESLLETELFGHEAGSFTGAAKRHQGRFERADGGTLFLDELATTSARVQEKLLRVIEYGEFERVGGAKPLKVDVRLVCATNEDLPALADKGQFRHDLLDRLAFDVITLPPLRERREDILMLAEHFAHSMTRELGYPLFAGFSRKATQLLLDYHWPGNVRELKNVVERSIYRQGNPQLPLSTLVLNPFDSPWRPQVTQPAQEARSEVQSASPLALPLDLKQAVAEYEINLLKQAMQQSQYNQRKAAQLLALSYHQFRGMLRKYQLLDGDNDAEQE, via the coding sequence ATGACCACGGCCACGGAAAGCCTGCTGGGGGAATCCAACGCATTCCTCGAAATCATCGAGCAGGCCTCACGGCTCGCCCCGCTGCGCAAACCCGTGCTGATCATCGGTGAGCGGGGGACGGGCAAGGAGCTGATCGCCCACCGCCTACATTATCTCTCGGCGCGCTGGGATCAAAGCTTTGTCACCATCAACTGCGCCACCCTGAGCGAGAGCCTGCTGGAGACCGAGCTGTTCGGTCACGAGGCGGGGTCGTTTACCGGCGCGGCCAAGCGCCATCAGGGCCGCTTCGAGCGGGCCGATGGCGGCACCCTGTTCCTCGACGAGCTGGCCACCACCAGCGCCCGGGTGCAGGAGAAGCTGCTGCGGGTCATCGAGTATGGCGAGTTTGAGCGGGTGGGTGGGGCCAAGCCCCTCAAGGTGGATGTGCGACTGGTCTGCGCCACCAACGAGGATCTCCCTGCGCTGGCCGACAAGGGGCAGTTTCGCCACGATCTGCTCGACCGGCTCGCGTTTGATGTGATCACCCTCCCCCCCTTGCGGGAGCGGCGGGAAGATATCCTGATGCTGGCGGAGCACTTCGCCCACAGCATGACCCGGGAACTGGGCTATCCGCTGTTTGCCGGTTTCTCGCGCAAGGCAACCCAGCTACTGCTGGATTACCACTGGCCGGGCAACGTGCGGGAGCTGAAGAACGTGGTGGAGCGAAGTATCTATCGTCAGGGCAATCCCCAGTTGCCGCTCTCGACCCTGGTGCTCAACCCGTTTGATTCCCCCTGGCGACCACAGGTCACGCAACCAGCTCAAGAGGCCCGAAGCGAGGTACAATCTGCATCCCCCCTCGCCTTGCCGCTCGATCTCAAGCAGGCGGTGGCGGAGTACGAGATTAATTTACTCAAGCAAGCGATGCAGCAATCCCAGTATAATCAGCGCAAAGCCGCTCAACTGCTGGCCTTAAGCTATCACCAGTTCCGTGGCATGCTACGCAAATATCAGCTGCTGGATGGCGATAACGATGCAGAACAAGAGTGA
- a CDS encoding ABC transporter permease subunit — MQDKSNIYPELKILSPLEQTWASYRRNPLAMAGLWCFLLLLLVTLVGPLVVPYGIDEQHTDKLLLAPSWAATGNIDYFLGTDDLGRDMLSRLVVGARLTFGCALVVVAIAMVVGSAIGILGGMSKGLKSSVLHHLLDTLLSIPSLLMAIIMVAILGPGLGNTLIAITLALIPPFIRATYNAVHAEMQKEYIIASRLDGSPPFRIMRLAILPNIVETLVAQTTRTLSAAILDISAVGFLGLGAQSPQPEWGTMLADSSDLIYLAPWTVTLPGMAILFSVLVTNLVGEGIREALKEGND, encoded by the coding sequence ATGCAAGATAAATCGAACATTTACCCCGAACTCAAGATCCTTTCGCCCCTTGAGCAGACGTGGGCATCCTATCGCCGTAACCCGCTGGCGATGGCGGGTCTCTGGTGTTTTTTACTGTTGCTGCTTGTCACTCTGGTGGGGCCACTGGTCGTTCCCTACGGCATTGATGAACAACACACCGACAAGCTGCTGCTGGCCCCCTCCTGGGCGGCAACCGGCAATATCGACTACTTCCTGGGCACCGATGATTTGGGGCGCGACATGCTCTCCCGGCTGGTGGTAGGAGCACGTCTCACCTTCGGCTGTGCCCTGGTCGTGGTGGCGATCGCCATGGTGGTCGGCTCTGCCATTGGTATCCTCGGTGGCATGAGCAAGGGGCTCAAATCGAGTGTGCTGCACCATCTGCTCGATACTCTGCTCTCCATCCCTTCCCTGTTAATGGCCATCATCATGGTTGCCATTCTGGGCCCGGGCCTTGGCAACACCCTGATCGCCATTACCCTGGCATTGATCCCCCCCTTTATACGGGCCACTTACAACGCGGTGCATGCCGAGATGCAGAAGGAGTACATCATTGCCAGTCGGCTCGATGGCTCACCCCCCTTCAGGATCATGCGTCTGGCTATTTTGCCCAATATCGTCGAAACCCTGGTGGCCCAGACTACTCGCACCTTGTCGGCAGCCATCCTCGATATCTCGGCAGTCGGTTTTCTCGGCCTCGGCGCCCAGTCTCCCCAACCGGAGTGGGGCACCATGCTGGCTGATTCGAGCGATCTCATCTATCTCGCCCCCTGGACCGTCACTTTGCCGGGCATGGCTATCCTGTTCAGCGTGCTGGTCACCAACCTGGTTGGCGAAGGCATCCGCGAAGCGCTCAAAGAGGGGAATGACTGA
- the pspC gene encoding envelope stress response membrane protein PspC — protein MSSVSREGRNLYRDPQRGKIAGICAGLAEYFGVETWIVRLLAISGLIFAGFITFTAYIAAWFLLDKKPVTLYSQEDADFAEVRMKARSWQAGITPHQALGRIAQELDALEPRVQRIEKLVTSREFTLQREFRKL, from the coding sequence ATGAGCAGTGTCAGTCGTGAAGGGCGTAACCTCTATCGCGATCCCCAGCGTGGCAAGATAGCCGGGATCTGTGCCGGTTTGGCTGAGTATTTCGGGGTGGAGACCTGGATCGTGCGGCTGCTCGCCATCAGTGGCCTTATCTTCGCCGGTTTCATCACCTTCACCGCCTATATCGCCGCCTGGTTCCTGCTCGACAAAAAGCCGGTCACCCTCTATTCGCAAGAGGATGCCGACTTTGCCGAGGTGCGGATGAAAGCGCGCAGCTGGCAGGCGGGGATCACCCCTCATCAGGCGCTGGGTCGCATCGCGCAGGAACTTGACGCGCTGGAGCCCAGAGTTCAGCGGATCGAGAAGCTGGTGACCTCCAGGGAGTTCACCCTGCAGCGGGAATTTCGCAAGCTGTAG
- a CDS encoding ABC transporter permease subunit, whose translation MLLYILRRINLLLITLLALTLVAYLLEYRLLGHELSFWRGYPDFLRRIFAGDLGISSVSGLPVLGEIRHYFPATLILCLAAFAISLLVGIPLGTLAALSQGKTLDLSIMTAGLIGYAVPVFWLALLVVMLFSLDLGWLPSSGQISLLYDVPHITGIALIDVLLSHEPWRQAALHDALRHLILPSLVLAVVPTTEVIRHVRSSLIDVMKQNYIKAAASRGLSKAQIVWRHGLKNALPPVLPLLGLQLGSVLTSAMITEVVFEWHGIGRWLISSIALQDYAAIRGATLVVASFVILISVSTELLTTLIYPARRKELYAKQD comes from the coding sequence ATGCTTCTATACATCTTGCGCCGCATCAACCTGCTGCTCATCACCCTGCTGGCGCTGACGCTGGTCGCCTATCTGCTGGAGTATCGGTTGCTCGGTCACGAACTGAGTTTCTGGCGCGGTTATCCCGACTTTCTGCGCCGTATTTTTGCTGGCGACCTGGGGATCTCCAGCGTCTCCGGGCTGCCGGTGCTGGGCGAGATCCGCCACTATTTTCCCGCCACCCTGATCCTCTGCCTGGCGGCATTTGCCATCTCGCTGCTGGTGGGTATTCCCCTCGGCACTCTGGCGGCCCTGTCACAAGGCAAGACGCTGGATCTCTCCATCATGACCGCAGGTCTTATCGGCTATGCGGTACCGGTATTCTGGTTGGCACTGCTGGTGGTAATGCTCTTTTCGCTGGATCTTGGGTGGCTACCGTCATCAGGACAGATCAGCCTGCTCTACGATGTACCACACATTACCGGTATTGCCCTGATCGATGTATTGTTGAGCCACGAGCCCTGGCGACAAGCAGCACTACATGATGCCCTGCGCCACCTCATTCTCCCGTCACTGGTGCTGGCGGTGGTGCCCACCACCGAGGTGATCCGTCATGTGCGCAGCTCCCTCATCGACGTGATGAAGCAGAACTACATCAAGGCGGCGGCGAGCCGGGGCCTGTCCAAGGCGCAGATCGTCTGGCGCCATGGTCTGAAGAACGCCCTGCCGCCGGTACTCCCGCTGCTGGGCTTGCAACTGGGCAGCGTGCTCACCTCCGCCATGATCACCGAGGTGGTGTTCGAGTGGCACGGGATCGGCCGCTGGCTCATCAGCAGCATCGCCCTGCAGGATTACGCCGCCATTCGTGGTGCGACTCTGGTGGTGGCCAGTTTCGTTATTCTGATCAGCGTCAGCACAGAGTTGCTGACCACCCTTATCTATCCGGCACGGCGCAAAGAGCTCTATGCCAAACAGGATTGA
- the pspB gene encoding envelope stress response membrane protein PspB has product MEDLLGVLMVPMVVFMVVVAPIWLVLHYRAKGRIGAGLADSEREQLQGLLARTEKMQERVGALESILDAEVPGWRNKV; this is encoded by the coding sequence ATGGAAGATCTGCTGGGCGTATTGATGGTTCCCATGGTGGTCTTCATGGTGGTGGTAGCCCCCATCTGGCTGGTGCTGCACTATCGTGCCAAGGGGCGCATCGGCGCCGGTCTTGCCGATAGCGAGCGGGAACAGCTGCAAGGGCTGCTGGCTCGCACCGAGAAGATGCAGGAGCGAGTGGGCGCGCTGGAGTCGATTCTGGATGCGGAAGTACCCGGTTGGAGGAACAAGGTATGA
- the sapA gene encoding ABC transporter substrate-binding protein SapA, protein MLTPLLLGLLVLVTGCQKQPEASKTGLIYCAEGSPLSFNPHVSNSGVTLDASARPLYDRLLEVNPNTLALEPALATNWQISEDGLTYTLTLREGVSFHHTAWFTPSRPFNADDVVFTYARQLDEQHPYHLVSGGDYPYFFSLGQDQLIKKVYKKGPHTVVFELNQPNASFLATLASDYAVILSAEYADQLLNAGTPTLLDSRPIGTGPFSFKEYRHNEFIRYQRHPAYWNGPAKIEQLVYDITPKSAKRLAKLLTGECDVMSTPAASQLSVIKEHPDLSLSVQSGMNVAFLALNTRKPPFNNVKVRQAIASAINVDNLLQAVYFDTGLPANSLLPPLSWGYNPSLPERKPDLKRARQLLKEAGLEQGLEMQVLVQPDARPYNPDAVKTAQLIRSDLAKVGIKLKIVQQEWPVIERRLLNGQYDSLLSGWIADNADPDNFFRQLLSCSAVERGNNYSRWCSPAFDQLLDDAVTTPQLSFRLRNYYYAQTLLNEQLPLIPLAHALRTQVTRSDIEGLTLMPFGGTSFNQAYRE, encoded by the coding sequence ATGCTCACACCCTTGCTGCTGGGTCTGCTGGTGCTGGTCACCGGCTGCCAGAAGCAACCCGAGGCCTCCAAAACCGGGCTTATCTATTGCGCTGAGGGCTCCCCCCTCTCCTTCAATCCCCATGTTTCCAACTCAGGGGTGACGCTGGATGCCAGTGCCCGTCCGCTCTACGACCGCTTGCTGGAGGTGAACCCCAACACCCTGGCGCTGGAGCCGGCGCTTGCCACCAACTGGCAGATCAGTGAGGATGGCCTCACCTACACCCTGACCCTGCGCGAAGGGGTAAGCTTTCACCATACCGCCTGGTTCACACCTAGCCGTCCCTTCAATGCCGACGATGTGGTTTTCACCTATGCCCGCCAGCTTGACGAGCAGCACCCCTATCATCTGGTTTCCGGCGGCGACTACCCCTACTTCTTCAGTCTGGGGCAGGATCAGCTGATCAAGAAGGTCTACAAAAAAGGGCCACACACCGTCGTCTTTGAGTTGAATCAGCCCAACGCCTCTTTCCTTGCTACCCTGGCGAGCGACTATGCAGTGATCCTCTCGGCCGAATATGCCGACCAGTTGCTCAACGCAGGCACACCGACCCTGCTGGATAGCCGCCCCATCGGTACCGGCCCGTTCAGCTTCAAGGAGTATCGTCACAACGAGTTCATTCGCTATCAGCGCCATCCCGCTTACTGGAACGGGCCAGCAAAAATTGAACAACTGGTTTACGACATCACCCCCAAATCCGCCAAACGGCTGGCCAAGCTGCTGACCGGCGAGTGTGACGTAATGAGCACGCCGGCTGCCAGCCAGCTCTCGGTGATCAAAGAGCACCCCGACTTGAGCCTCTCGGTCCAGTCAGGAATGAATGTCGCGTTTTTAGCCCTCAATACCCGTAAACCACCGTTCAACAACGTCAAGGTTCGCCAGGCCATTGCCAGCGCCATCAATGTCGACAACCTGCTACAGGCGGTCTATTTCGATACCGGCCTGCCAGCCAACAGTCTGCTGCCCCCCCTCTCCTGGGGCTACAACCCCAGCCTGCCCGAGCGCAAGCCCGACCTGAAACGGGCGCGCCAACTGCTCAAGGAGGCCGGGCTCGAACAGGGACTGGAAATGCAGGTACTGGTGCAACCGGACGCCCGCCCCTACAACCCGGATGCGGTCAAGACAGCCCAACTGATCCGCAGTGACCTGGCCAAGGTGGGGATCAAACTCAAGATTGTGCAGCAAGAGTGGCCCGTCATTGAGAGACGCCTGCTCAATGGGCAATACGACAGTCTGCTCTCCGGCTGGATCGCCGACAATGCCGACCCGGACAACTTCTTTCGCCAGTTGCTGAGCTGCTCTGCGGTGGAGCGGGGCAACAACTACAGCCGCTGGTGCAGTCCGGCCTTCGACCAGCTGCTGGATGATGCGGTCACCACACCCCAGCTCTCGTTCCGGCTGCGCAACTACTATTACGCGCAAACCCTGCTCAATGAACAGTTGCCGCTCATTCCGCTGGCCCATGCCCTGCGTACCCAGGTCACTCGCAGCGATATCGAGGGGCTGACACTGATGCCCTTTGGCGGCACCTCCTTCAATCAGGCCTACAGGGAGTAA